The Salmo trutta chromosome 27, fSalTru1.1, whole genome shotgun sequence genome includes the window gacatataagcttgttttactccaatattggtaaacaaagtaaatgtaaacaaacactatatagccccaaaacatggttaaaactataattgtgGTATCATggttggtcagtccttgcatccatagctgtctatgaatttgagacttgttacatttctccagtcccaTTCCTtggctttttaccgaaacaggagCGGATTCACGTGTTGTTGTTTCAAatgctgattgccactttaaggCTAAATTCTATGGTTCTGAAATTCATTTAGGTTTAAGATGCTTTTGCGAAACCGGGCCCTGAACGTTTCCTTTTTTAAACCTAGGAATCCATCATGGCCAATCCTAAAATTTGCTCCAGCGTCACATTTTGTTTGTTAAATCAGAGTAGTGTTTTCTGTTGTGACCTAGAAAAGGTTACACTAGTTTTTGAAATTGAATTGTACTCAATGGTCTGAAAAATCATTCCGAGACAGGCGTGACTTCAAATGCGAGAAAACAGGAAGAGGTGTGTGCTTGTgcagcctactgtctgtctgtctttgggtTAGGTTACAATTTACCCTTTCTGGGGAAAATGGCGATAGGAAATACAATAGCGTAGATTCCCAGTATTACAATTTCCAGAAATTAAACGAAGGTAAGAAAAGTGAAAACAATTAGGCCTACTTCAATGTTACTTTGGCATGGATCTTCCGGATGTGATGTGTTTTTAAGTTTGAGTAACGAGGCAGTTTTTCCCATAGGTGGTATATATAGTAGGTCATATGGTTTTTGCTTATGCACGGAAACGCAAACCtaatgtcagtgtgtgtctgcGCCGGTGTTTGTTTTTGCGAGCAAGTTTGTGTTGGGGTAGGGGTATTGGTCATGTCAGGAAACGGGGATCTTTTATCAAATGCTTACATTTTGGTCTTGGCCATTTCTCAATCAATTACAATAGGCTTTGGTGGAGGATTCGCCAGCAGATTCGATCCTGCTTATTTACAGCTGCACTACGGTCAGACAGCATCCCTGTGTATATTAAGGCACGGTGGAGCCTGCGCGAGATATGGCTTGGAAACATAGGCCCCTACCTCAATCAGGGATGAGAAATGGGCTGTACTCCGAATTGTCCCATTATCCGAACTGTTACACCGAGTAGATTGAACGACGGATAGTTTTTAAGTAAACTGCCGTTTTTTTGTCCTAGTTAGCAATTCTGAGCACAACCCATTTCccatccctggattgaggtatGTTTTCCGAGCCATATCTCACGTCGGCACTGTGCACGGGTCTTAATGTACACAGGAACGCTGCTGTCCCACCCTGGTGCAAGCGGGTCTGTTCAACAAGGAAATGCTCAGAATGATTAAATGTTCAACCAGGCCAGCTTCATGTAAATGTCAGATATTAGAAGATATATTTATATTACATTATGTCAATGTTCCTTGTATATAACAGGGCTGGTGTGTACTATATTGActgtattattattgttgttgataATTTGTTCATACTTGTGTGTTGATGAACAGTGCAGTGGTTGTTGCTGAGTCAGAATgggcaacaacagcagcagtggTGAGCGGGCCAGTGCAGGTCAGGGTGAGAGGCCCTATCAGCGTGATGATGGACAAGGTGCCAAGGATGGTGCACTGCCCAAGATTCTCATGGACAGCACAGATGATGCTGACCTGTTTAACCCCCGAGAGGCTAAAAACGTACAGAAATATAGATAGTGAAGTCTAAAGGGGTTAATTCATTCACATTTACATTAAAGTATTTACAAGTTTGCCTGTAGGGCAGGCTATACCCAACTTTTGTTTTCTGTGGGCCTCAATGTGTAGTGATGTTGTTAATGTGAGTCCAATTGTGCCAGGCTCCTCAGGAGATCCAGGAGTTTCTAGCCTGGCAGCGGGACCTTGAGAGTGACAGTAAATGTCCCAGTCAGGCCAAGCCCACTGTGTTCCGTTGGACAGGCGCTGGCAAAGAGATCTTTGTGTCTGGATCATTCAACAACTGGACCACCAAGATTCCCCTCAACAAAAGGTGAGCAGGTTTGGGGAAAACCCCAACAAAGCACTTTAATTTGGCAAAATGTGAATAGTTGATACTGATTGAAATTGAATGATGTTTCCTGCTCAATATTGATTGTATTGTGATATTTTTCTGATCCAGCCAGAACAACTTTGCAGCGGTTGTGGACTTGCCTGAGGGAGAGCACCAGTATAAGTTCTGTGTAGATGGACAGTGGACCCTCGACCCGACAGGGGTGAGTACAAACCCTCTGTCGGAATGATATAATACCATTCCCTCTGTGTTCAGTCTTTCAACTGCATTTCATCCTTCACAGGCTGTGTTGACGACCAAAACTGGCACTGTCAATAATGTCATTCAGGTGAAGAGGACTGACTTTGAGGTGTTTGATGCCCTCATGATTGATTCTCAGGAATGTGCAGACATGTCAGGTACTGATGCTTGATTACCATCATAATTTATGTGTTTTACCAATAACAACTCCATTTAGGGATGAAGGCCATTTAATTCCTGATGATAAATTAATTAAGGTGCCTAATTTCACCTGGGGGTTTACTGCACATTGAATcattgtgtgtgtccctgtgATTTCAGACCTCTCGAGTTCCCCTCCGGGACCCTACCAGCAGGACCCATACTTAACCAAGACGAGCGACAAGCTCAAGAACCCCCCCATCCTGCCACCACACTTGCTGCAAGTCCTACTCAATAAGGACACTGGCGTGTCTGTGAGTGATGGTTCAGAGGCTGGAGAACACCTTCATTGGGAGTCATGATGgtggaaatatgtttttattttctctgattGGTGTCATTTTCTTAGTGCTAATTGTTTATTTTCTATATCCTGAACAGTGTGACCCAGCCCTTCTTCCAGAGCCCAACCATGTGATGCTCAACCATCTCTATGCCCTCTCCATCAAGGTAAATCATTGCTGCTCTCAACTCATTTGTTTCCTCACTAGACCAGACACCTCAGCAGAGATGGGGTCAATTACATTCCCTGTTGTCAGTTGAATTTGACATAGAATAGAGCAATTCAAATCCTGTGTTAAATAGACCTCAACTCTGCATCTCAAGACATTCCTGCCTGATCCATGTCTATTTTATTTTCTTTCAGGATGGGGTGATGGTTCTTAGCGCAACGCACCGGTACAAAAAGAAGTATGTGACCACACTTCTGTACAAGCCGATCTAATCATGCCATCATGTGCTTCATGCCTAGAAACGTTTGAAATCTATTCTTGTATAATTCTGTTTTTTATATAGATGATTAAACTTCTCTCTATCTCAGATGATTTGTAAATAGTATGACCACTTGACCTTTAAGAGTTAAAATGTTCTGTTCAGATATCTTCATATTAGCTCATGGAAAAATACCTGCATTTGCCAAACAGACACTTATCATGCTAGTTCATGGAAAAGTATCATTGTGtaatggtgagacaaaaccagcTGCTACAAAACTACACCAGAAAGTGGAAGATAGCCATATAAATACACAAACCAAGGTGGACAAAAAGTTATTGGATTCAGTCCAGAAATGACCTTGTTAGACTTCTTTTGCATATTGATTCTTGGTCTAACACCTTTTGATCTCACTTCCACTCGTACACTCCAATAACTATattacagtgcgttcggaaaggattcagacccttgactttttccacattttgttattcgaaaattgattaaatcgtttttttcccctcgtcaatctacagactaccccataatgacaaagcaaaaacaggtttttagaaattttagcaatgtataaaaaaagaataacggatatcacatttacataagtatacagaaactttactcagtactttgttgaagcacctttggcagcaattacagcctcaaatcaaattttaatagtcacatgtgCCGATAGTCACATTAATAGTcacatttcaccttacagtgaaattcttacttacaagcccctaaccaacaatgcatttatAAAACTatcaataagaaataaaagtaacaagtggttaaagagcagcagtaaaataacaagactatatacgggggtaccggtacagagtcaatgtgtgggggcaccagttagtcaaggtaattgaggttaatatgtacatgtaggtagagttattcttgggtatgacgctacaagcttggcacctgtatttggggagtttatcccattattctctgcagatcctctcaagctctgttaggatggatggggagtatcactgtacagctattttcaggtttcaccagagacgttcgatcgggttcaagtctgggctctggctggaccactcaaggccAATCAGAgatttgtcctgaagccactcctgcgttgtcctggctgtgtgcttagggttgttgttctgttggaatgtgaacctttgcaccactctgaggtcctgagcgctctgaagcaggttttcatcaatgaactctgtactttgctctgttcatctttccctcgctccttactagtctcccagtccctgccgctgaaaaacatcccgacaGGATGATGCTGCTgttaccaacatgcttcaccgtagggatggtgccaggtttcttccagatgtgacgcttggcattcaggccaaagagttcaatcttggtttcatcagaccagagaatcttgtttctcatggtcagagtcctatAGGTGCCTTTttgtaaactccaagcgggctgtcatgtgccttttactaaggagtggattccgtctctaccataaaggcctgattggtggagtgctctagagatggttgtccttccggaaggttctcccatctccacagaggagctctgtcagagtgaccatcgggttcttggtcacctctgaccaaggcccttctcccccaattgctcagtttggctaggcGGTCTGCACTAGGAAGAGTCCTGGTGATTcaaaacttcttcaatttaagaatgatggaggccactgtgttcttgggaaccttcaatgctgcagacatctttggtactgttccccagacctgtgcctcgacacaatcctgcctcggagctctacagaaaatgtattcgacctcatggtttggtttttgctctgacatgcactgtcaactgtgggattttacatagacaggtgtgcgcctttccaaatcatgtccaattagtTTAAtataccacagatggactcccaagttgtagaaacatcttaaggatgatcaataccctctgtagcaccttacggtcagataccgagcggttgccataccaggtaatgatgcaaccggtcaggatgctctcgatggtgcagctgtagaactttttgaggatctggggactcaTGACAAATTAtttgtctcctgagtgggaatatGTGTTGTCGTTTCCTCTTCACAATTGTCTTGGTATGTTTTAGACCATGATCGTGTGttgatgtggacaacaaggaacttgacACGCTGCACTTCAGCCCCGTCGTTGTAAattggggcctgttcggccctccatttcctgtagtccaagatAATTTCCTttatcttgctcacattgaggtagAGGGTGTtggcctggcaccacactgacaggtctTTGActttcctataggctgtctcattgttgtcggtgatcaggcctaccactgttgtgtcatcagcaaacttaatgatggtgttggagtcgtgcttggccacgcagtcatgggtgaacagggagtacaggagaagaCTAAGCACGAACCCCTGAGGGgaaccagtgttgaggatcagtgtggcagatgtgttgttgcctacccttaccacccgggggtgcccgtcaggaagtccaggatccagttgcagagggaggtgttttgtcccagggtccttagcttagtgatgagcttcgtggacacaatggtgttgaacgctgagctgtagtcaatgaacagcattctcacataggtgttccttttgtccaggtgggaaagggcagaatggagtgcgattgagattgcgcaatctgtggatctgttggggcggtatgcgaattggagtgggtctagggtttctgggatgatgatgttggtgtgagccatgaccaacctttcaaagcacttcatggctacagatgtgagggctacagggcggtagtcatttaggcaggttaccttcgcattcctgggcacagggattatggtggtctgcttgaaacgtgggtattacagactaggtcagggagaggttgaaaatatcagtgaagacacttgccagttcaAGGGCTTtcctttgtttttactattttctacatcaaacctatgaaataaagCATATGAAATCATCtggtaaccaaaagtgttaaataaatcaaaatagattttatgcTTGAGATTCTttatagtagccaccctttgccttgatgacagttggcattctctcaaccagcttcttaaggtagtcacctggaatgcatttcaattaacaggtgtaccttaagttaatttgtggaatttctttccttaatgcatttgagccaatcacttgtgttttgacaagttaggggtggtatacagaagatagcctatttggtaaaagaccaaggctgtattatggcaagaacagcgcaaataggcaaagagaaaagacagtccatcattactttaagacatgaaggtcaatcaatacggaaatttcaa containing:
- the LOC115164642 gene encoding 5'-AMP-activated protein kinase subunit beta-1, with amino-acid sequence MGNNSSSGERASAGQGERPYQRDDGQGAKDGALPKILMDSTDDADLFNPREAKNAPQEIQEFLAWQRDLESDSKCPSQAKPTVFRWTGAGKEIFVSGSFNNWTTKIPLNKSQNNFAAVVDLPEGEHQYKFCVDGQWTLDPTGAVLTTKTGTVNNVIQVKRTDFEVFDALMIDSQECADMSDLSSSPPGPYQQDPYLTKTSDKLKNPPILPPHLLQVLLNKDTGVSCDPALLPEPNHVMLNHLYALSIKDGVMVLSATHRYKKKYVTTLLYKPI